The following proteins are encoded in a genomic region of Bacillus sp. FJAT-22090:
- a CDS encoding Rrf2 family transcriptional regulator, which yields MRLTMYTDFSLRVLIYLGTKNRDELSTIQEISTAYGISKNHLMKVTYELGKLGYIETIRGRGGGIRLAMEPENINIGQVVRNTEDDFHLVECFDCHSNSCVITPVCGLKGALNRALQAYFKVLDEYTLADFLLQKHLLANLLFKEQQDI from the coding sequence ATGAGATTGACTATGTATACAGATTTCTCACTTCGTGTGTTAATATACTTGGGAACCAAAAATAGAGATGAACTTTCTACAATACAAGAAATATCCACTGCTTATGGAATATCAAAGAATCACTTGATGAAGGTGACTTATGAATTAGGGAAACTTGGTTATATAGAAACAATCCGTGGCCGAGGTGGTGGAATTCGGTTGGCAATGGAGCCGGAAAATATCAATATAGGACAAGTTGTAAGGAATACAGAAGATGATTTCCATCTCGTTGAATGCTTCGATTGTCATTCGAACTCCTGCGTAATTACGCCGGTTTGTGGACTAAAAGGTGCATTAAATAGGGCTTTGCAAGCTTATTTTAAAGTGCTGGACGAATATACATTGGCAGATTTTTTACTTCAAAAACATTTGTTAGCAAATTTACTTTTTAAAGAGCAACAGGATATATGA